A single genomic interval of Lacrimispora sphenoides JCM 1415 harbors:
- a CDS encoding YcxB family protein codes for MEEKDPIVIEVKLTAKDLWKFSMYHSYQGLQGLFNVIFSAAAVFLLITTWSSNSTSYRVLLIICALMFTVWQPGILYLKALKQAKTPAIQNAMTLTFDENGILVSQGEENLEIAWENMVKVDRVRDMMILYMDRVHAYLLPDSVTGEKKAAIRGLIKEKLPPERRKRI; via the coding sequence GTGGAAGAGAAAGATCCGATTGTAATAGAAGTAAAATTAACGGCAAAGGATTTATGGAAGTTTTCCATGTATCATTCCTATCAGGGACTGCAGGGGCTTTTTAATGTTATTTTCAGCGCTGCTGCTGTTTTTCTCCTGATTACCACATGGAGTTCCAACTCCACCTCATACCGGGTGCTGCTAATCATTTGCGCCCTTATGTTTACAGTCTGGCAGCCTGGTATTCTTTATTTAAAGGCTCTTAAGCAGGCAAAGACTCCCGCGATTCAGAATGCCATGACTCTCACCTTCGATGAGAATGGAATCCTGGTTTCCCAGGGAGAGGAAAACCTGGAAATTGCCTGGGAAAACATGGTCAAAGTGGACCGTGTAAGAGATATGATGATCCTGTATATGGACCGGGTTCATGCCTATCTGCTGCCTGATTCCGTAACCGGAGAAAAAAAGGCGGCTATCCGTGGGCTAATCAAAGAAAAACTGCCTCCTGAAAGGCGAAAGAGGATATAA
- the tsaE gene encoding tRNA (adenosine(37)-N6)-threonylcarbamoyltransferase complex ATPase subunit type 1 TsaE → MVIESWKPEETYEFGKKLGEEAKPSDVYCLNGDLGVGKTVFTQGFASGLGIMEPVNSPTFTIVNQYEDGRLPFYHFDVYRIGDVSEMDEIGYEDCFYGEGVSLIEWSNLIKELLPDHVITITMEKDLEKGFDYRKITVEGM, encoded by the coding sequence ATGGTAATAGAAAGCTGGAAGCCAGAAGAAACCTATGAATTTGGGAAAAAACTGGGAGAGGAAGCAAAGCCTTCTGACGTATACTGCCTAAATGGTGATCTGGGAGTGGGAAAGACCGTATTTACTCAGGGGTTTGCATCAGGCCTTGGGATCATGGAGCCGGTTAACAGTCCTACCTTTACCATTGTTAACCAGTATGAGGATGGTCGGCTGCCTTTTTACCATTTCGATGTATACCGGATCGGTGATGTCAGTGAGATGGATGAGATCGGTTATGAAGACTGCTTTTACGGGGAGGGAGTAAGCCTTATTGAATGGTCGAATTTGATTAAAGAGCTTCTCCCTGACCATGTAATAACCATAACCATGGAAAAGGATTTGGAAAAAGGGTTTGATTACAGGAAAATAACCGTGGAGGGAATGTAA
- the tsaB gene encoding tRNA (adenosine(37)-N6)-threonylcarbamoyltransferase complex dimerization subunit type 1 TsaB produces the protein MRILGIESSSLVASVAVVEDEVLTAEYTVNFKRTHSQTLLPMLDEIVKMVELDLDTIDAIAVSGGPGSFTGLRIGSATGKGLGLALNKPLVSVPTVDAMAYNLYGSAYRVCPIMDARRNQVYTGIYDNQNGFSVMKEQCAMDILELVDELNAAGQKVIFLGDGVPVYKKQIQEKITVPFLFAPAHLNRQRAAAVAALGGLYYEEGKTLTAAEHAPDYLRKPQAEREREANFSE, from the coding sequence ATGAGGATACTTGGAATTGAAAGCTCGTCTTTGGTGGCTTCCGTTGCCGTGGTGGAGGACGAGGTACTGACTGCGGAATATACGGTAAATTTTAAGAGGACCCATTCCCAGACTCTTCTTCCCATGCTGGATGAAATTGTAAAGATGGTGGAACTGGATTTGGATACCATTGATGCCATTGCGGTTTCCGGTGGACCAGGTTCTTTTACCGGACTGCGGATCGGCTCCGCTACAGGAAAGGGCCTTGGCCTGGCTTTGAATAAACCCCTGGTTTCCGTTCCTACCGTGGATGCCATGGCCTATAACTTATACGGCAGCGCTTATCGTGTCTGCCCCATCATGGATGCCAGAAGAAATCAGGTATATACCGGCATTTACGATAACCAGAACGGTTTTTCCGTGATGAAAGAACAATGCGCTATGGACATTTTGGAATTGGTGGATGAATTAAATGCAGCCGGACAGAAGGTGATCTTTTTAGGAGACGGAGTTCCTGTATACAAAAAGCAGATACAAGAAAAGATAACGGTTCCTTTCCTCTTTGCACCGGCTCATTTGAACCGGCAGCGGGCAGCAGCGGTTGCGGCTTTAGGAGGCCTTTACTATGAAGAGGGGAAAACCCTTACAGCGGCGGAGCATGCCCCTGATTATTTAAGAAAGCCCCAGGCAGAGCGGGAACGGGAGGCAAATTTTTCTGAATGA